One genomic region from Lycorma delicatula isolate Av1 chromosome 1, ASM4794821v1, whole genome shotgun sequence encodes:
- the LOC142318290 gene encoding uncharacterized protein LOC142318290, with amino-acid sequence MAHLSFRSLFLLLVPYYLYLENPIYVNALNIELEAGKVFDYFVENTRNLRFFDELQNIKSAKNGNKTDFATMNINNPSFSSGFPNEKIHSYQRNENEFNIINLLKNMNDRDLLYKTSTQIEGLKLNSMKNKSTKEENLEEFGRELLDEGRKVKTKKLLMKMLLGLKVLTVGVILPLVLGIALFASWKGITVSLMALLLAGIVSIKNVLSSKPETPQHVIVAPVPSHHQHWWRKTEGPDLLSWENPHELAYSGHR; translated from the exons ATGGCCCATCTCTCGTTCCGATCTCTGTTCCTCCTCCTAGTGccgtattatttgtatttagaaaATCCTATTTACGTAAATGCACTTAACATCGAATTGGAAGCGGGTAAAGTTTTcgattattttgttgaaaatacaagaaatttaagattttttgacgaattacaaaatattaaatcggCAAAAAACGGAAATAAAACGGATTTTGCTACGATGAATATTAACAATCCTTCTTTTAGCAGCGGATTCCCGAACGAGAAAATACATTCATATCAACGAAACGAAaacgaatttaatattataaatcttttgaaaaatatgaacGACAGAGATCTTCTTTATAAAACTTCAACTCAAATcgaaggtttaaaattaaatagtatgaAGAATAAAAGTACTAAAGAAGAAAATCTAGAAGAATTCGGTAGGGAATTATTAGATGAAG ggagaaaagtaaaaaccaaaaagttactgatgaaaatgttattggGACTGAAAGTACTAACTGTTGGTGTAATCTTACCCCTGGTTTTGGGGATTGCTCTCTTCGCTTCATGGAAAGGTATCACTGTCAGTCTTATGGCTCTACTCTTGGCAGGAATTGTTTCTATCAAAAACGTTTTGTCCA gcAAACCAGAAACTCCTCAGCATGTTATTGTAGCACCTGTACCGTCCCACCATCAACACTGGTGGCGCAAAACTGAAGGGCCGGACCTTCTATCTTGGGAAAATCCCCATGAACTAGCTTACAGTGGACATCGTTAA